A stretch of DNA from Takifugu flavidus isolate HTHZ2018 chromosome 22, ASM371156v2, whole genome shotgun sequence:
CTAGTGGCTGAGCTGTGGAATCACAGCCCAATCAAAGGCTAACAGTTTAGCTGGATGCTGCTGTACAGTTTGTTTAATCAGGTTCTTTGAGCATATCAATTGAACATTAATAAacataataaataaacattttctgcCCAGAGGCGgctgaaaaagggaaaaatctaCCATCAAACCTGTCGATTGACTTGGTGAGAACATGGAGACCAGCAAAGGGTTAAACAGCACTTCAGGGGCGGGGTTTCGTGAATGTACACCCTtgccatcacttcctgtggtttCAGGAGTTATTTTTCAAAACTTCATGTCACTACACATGGAAGTTCCTCATCTAGACAAGATCCTGTGCAGAAAACCGGACTCGGGTCAGATCCAACATAAGGAATGTTTTACTGTTCTGATCCATTTTGGCTCATTTCTGTAAATAATCCATTTATTAAACAAAGGATTATTCAATCAGATAATTGTTGATTCTACTGATATGTTAACTTTTGGTTTACTTCCTAGTGAAGCCAGCTAACCCTTTGACAGCCAACAGCTACAACCACAAGCAACTGTTAATCAAAGGTAAAATCTTTGATGATCACCAACATCACAGATTTGTAAATGTTAACTAGCATCTACCACAGTTAACATCTGTTAATTTTAGCTAGCATCTACCACGTGTAACATCTGTAAATGTTAACTAGTATCTACTACAGGGAACCTACCACAGATAGTTGTGCTTCTAGCTAGCATGTAAAAAGCTGCCAACATTCCCTCAGACTCGCTGGTGAAACTGTTTCTGTCCATGTAATGTAAACTGGAAGTGTCACCGAGGATTCTGATCTGTGCACAGAGCCCATAATACCTGAACTTCTTCAGAGAGCTTTTGTTGTGATCTCTGTTGTCTCTGTTGAATCAGGCAGATGGAAGAGAAGCTGTTGAAAACCCTGCTAGAATTAAACAGAAAAGAATTCAAGACGTTCAAGTGGTtcctgaaacaaaaaaaagtcctgCGAAGTTTTTCAGGCATCCCAGTGGCTCTGCTGGAGACAGCGGAAAGGACAGAGACGGTGGATCTGATGGTCCAGAAGTATCAGGActctggagctctggaggtcACCTTGGAAGTTTTGAGAAAGGTCAGCAGGAACGACCTGGTGGAGGACCTTTTGGAGGAAACCAAACATTTCAAAGGTAAATCTGGTTCAAAGGTTCACTCCATCTGGAGTCTCTGACAAAAACATCTATGATTCAAGGAAGTTCTTCAGGAACTCAGGAGACGGAAGATCAAGCGGTCCGAGGTGCTGAACCAGAAACCAGACGACCGACCTGCTGCCGTCAGAAGGTTCTGATGTGGGCCAGATTAACTGTTGTTCTTGTCTTCTCTTGTTTAGAAAATCCCCAAAACGAGTACGAGAGGACAAAGgcagagctgaaggagaaaaTGGAGCAGATGATCCAGGACAGACGAATGAAGATTGAAGAGATCAGATGTTCAGCTGCAATCAGCAAAAAATCAGCAGAGCGACACATCTCTGACAGTGAGAGAACCTTCCGGGttctgctggagaacatcaaGAGGAGCCAGGACAGTCTGGTCGAAGATATTGGGAAGAAGCAAAGGTCGACACAGAAGCAGGCGGATGGGTTGATCcagaagctggagcaggagatccaGCTGCTCACAAACACCTGCCAGGAGGTGGAGCGACCTTCAGCTCCCGCCGGCTCCCGGCGACTGTTGCTGAGCGTCCCGACCATGGGAGAGTGTGCGGGTGTCTCCATCGATCTGCCCTCTTATGGACGGGAGGTGGCGTCCACCCTCAAAGCACTAGAGGAGAGGTTGAGCAACGAGAAGGAGAAGCTGATTGCCAAGGCCAAGCTGTTCCGGGTACAGGAGTTTTCCAAAGACGTGACGCTGGATCCCGACACAGCCAATGAATTCCTTGTTCTATCAGATGACAAAAAACAGGTTCACTTCGGAAGCATCCCTCAGAAACTTCCGGAGAACCCCAGGAGATTTGAGAAGACCTGCAACGTCCTGGGCAGACCCAGCTGTTCCTCAGGGAGGTTCTACTTCCAGGTCCAGGTGGAAGGGCTGGCTTCCTGGGACTTGGGAATGGTTAGAGAGTCCGTACAAAGAACCGGGTCCATCACCGCCAGCCCGCATAACGGATTCTGGACCATCTGTCTCAGAGACAATTCCAATTATAGAGCTCATGGACAGAGGCTCTGCCCCAAGCTCCCACCCAAGaaggtgggtgtgtttgtggactACGAGGACGCTTGCGTGTCTTTCTTCGATGTGGACTCTGCGGACCTAATCCACCAGTTTACCCAGTGCTCTTTCTCTGAGCAGCTGTGCCCTTTCTTCAGCCCTGGGCGTCTTGTCCCCAACAGCCCCTCGCATTCTCTGGCCATCTGTCCCGTCGACTACGACTTCTGACGAAGACGCACCAGGACATTTGTCCAGGACAGGTTTACAGGACACAGCAACCTGACTTAGGAGAGACAGCAAGCAGGTGTGCGGCGATCAAAAGTCAACGATGTTACCGTGGGGAGTTTACGTGATCTGTTATTCTGGATTTCCCGATTTGTGGTCTGGCCCCGCCCTCTGTTACCATGGCTACACACTTGCACTTGTTGGGGGTCCGGCCCTGGGAtactgtaaagcacctagagataATTTTGACTGATTGATTACCCTCCACGTCCCACTGCTCCATCAGCAAGTGCTCGCTGCTGTAGTCGCACGACGAGCTCCTGGGCACGCTGATGCACCGCAAGGGTTTCTGGGACTCCTCCAGGGGCATCAGAGTCATGACGCAGCAGTTCTGCGCGGTGACACAGTAAGCGACACATTAGCATTGACACCGATCAACCCTATCCAACTGGATCCGATTGTTTAACCTCATTTAGCCATAACTCCGCTGCGAGGCAGAAGGGCGGAGCTGCTGGATTGCTCGGCAGGTTGGGGCTACCTGGATGGATCCCTCCAGGGAGCCTGTCCTCCGCGGCAGCCTGACGCTGACAACGAGCGGTGCTGCTACAAGTCGCTGCCGTCGATCACCGTCACCTCCATCAGCACGCCCTGGATCTGAGCTGAGGGTAGATGTCAAAACCAGTCAAAACCAGTCAAAATCAGTCAAAACCAGCCAAAACCAGCATCCAGAGAACACCTCACTGGGAGGAAACTAGACATGACTCCAGCTTAGGAACCCTGCAGGAAACGGCCAGCTGCCAGGAGAAGAAGTGGAATTGTTTGGTTGAATGAGTGGGAGAAGATGGAAGAATTGAGGGAACGTATCAAAAATTACTGATTCATCTGATCTGTTGACTAAAGCTGTGGAACTGTAATGTGCTGATATGATGTCACAATTTGAGTGGCTTCAGCCTTCAGCCGATTTAATCCGATATTACAAACTGTGAGTGTTAAAAATGACCATCTAATCTGATTTTATACGGAATTATACGGGATTAACGAGACCACCCTGGGATCCACTTTCACAACTGGTCAGAGGGACAAAAGTAAAGAGATCAAAACTGGAAAACGTCAAATTAAagtttgacattttcattttttccgaATTGCTGCATTTCACACATTCAGAACCTACctgacagtttgtgtgtgtgttcattcctGGTTCTTATACTCATTGCCTGTTCTTACCTTCAGATCTTCCATCCAACGCCTGCTTGTTCCGCCCAGTCTACTCCGACTACATTGCAGAGTTTTTCCAAATTAAGTTCTTTGTCAGTTTTAACTGCCAAGTCGACAATAAAGATCGTTTGGTTTAAATCCAACCtaatcatgtgtgtgttcatgtctgCCTTGGGGGTTCAGTTCTTGTCTTCAGTTCATAACAAATACAGTCAAGACTGAAGAGCTGCGTCCAGAAAATGAGCCTTGTGTGTTCTGATCCTGGTTTTGGTCTGTTTGGGCTTGTGCTATTCTGTGTGTtccactagggggcgtggtCGACCCATCGCTCCTGCTGGCTGCTTCTAAAGTTGCAGCTAACCGATTAGAAGCCTCTTTGgcagccaacagcagctgtCCAGCGTCACATCGTTTCGTCTTTGCCAGTGGAAAAACGAGCTTTCCAGACATCCAGTTCTTGGGATTCAGCTGTTGACTAACTTTACCTTTTGTCAACCTTTCCTGAGCTCACAATGGTTCCCTTTGTGATGAGCACCGCACCTTTTGTCTGCTTCGCACTCCATTCACCACCATAGGCATGAGCGGCAGGCACACTGCTGGAAATATTGTGTaaataaacttttattttttttcagtttttcagtgtaagctgtctcacctgtctgcatTCTTGAATTTTGGCCCGGAAGTCGGAACAGAACGATCTGACCAAAATGGACCCAGCAGACAGTGAAGCATGTCGTCAGGCGTTGACCTCCCAGGTCAAGTTTTGAGTTCCCTCTAGGAACTCTCTGCCTATGTCACAGTCCTCCTTGGTCAGGCCGAGCCTCTGCGTCGGCGCCCTCCTTGACCCCCTGTTACCGGCATCACCGTCTACTGCTGCACCTCGTGAGCCTGCCATCCCTAAATGCTTCTCAGGTGAGGTAAGTCGTTATGGTAGCTTTGTTACAGTTTTCATTGGTATTTCACTTCCAACCGTTAATGTATTACTCAGACACGGCAAAGATTGGTTTTGTTAATCTCTTGTCCGACCAAGTGGCACAATGGACCCTGGTTATTGAGAACCGCGCTCCAGCGTTGGTCAGTTATGACGGATTCGTGGCAGAACTGCGAAGGCTTTTTGATTACCCTGTTCAAGGTGATGAGGCTTGGACCAAGCTTTTTAGTCTCCACCAGGGTTCTTCAtcgacagccaatcagaggccgagCTGTCGGGCTGAGAAATAGGCAATAAAACGTTGTGACAGTGGTGCGACTCACTGATTGGCTGATACTAAATAGGAACGGCCATTGGCGGCTTTAATGTGAATGCAAAGAcgtgactaaaaaaaaaaaaatagaaatcagAGCAAAGAATCTGCTGCACTTAACTGTATTTTGAAGTTATTAGAAACGATAACGATGTTTTCAGAGGTTAGATTTACTCTCTGACCTTTATGTTAGAATCAAGCATATtcacagaaacattttttgcatttaaattagtGCAGATTTCCTCATTTAAATGACATGCTGGGACGCATGTCATTTAAGTTAAATTCATTtaacataaatgtaaaaataaaactaaataaaagcaCTCAAAAAACGGGGTCTGTGGGTCGATCACGCTGCCCGGGATCACCTGGGATCGCTCCCGCCGCTGGGAGCGGCCTTTTGGGTGGCCCCGGGTGGCTAGGGTGGCCCCGGGTGGCTAGGGTGGCCCCGGGCGGCTAGTGTGGCCCCGGGCGGCTAGGGTGGCCCCAGGCTCGCCTGTCGGGCTGCGGAGGCTTGCGTGGATGTCCGCTCCACACCTCGAAGAACGGTACGGTATAAAATTCGCTCGCCTGGAGGACACTTCCGGTCAGATCAATTTATTCATTGAGTCCCGTTTGATTGATCGATCTGACGGAAAATGCAATTTGTTCTAAACAAATGAGCACACCCGCTGTGCTGATGACGTCATCACACGGGCACTAAAGTCATCATCCTCACTTAAAAGCTTTGATCCGCATCAGTACGTGTGGTTATCGTGCTTTTGATATTGTTATTGCTTAGATCTCgtattatttatattttggcCGTTCAACCTCTGAGTTACAGTTAAACTAACGTGCCCTGTATTTAGTGCAGGGTGGTCGTAAAATCAACCAGTATATTGATTTAATCTGTGGTACGTTTGCAGGCGGACGTCAGAATGAGGGGACGCTCAGCAGGGGGTGCCAGGGGGAGTGAAAGGGTGGtggagaggggaagggagggcggaggaaaaggaggagccgtcggtggaggaagaggtggtgTCCTCCCCGTCTGTGTCCACAGGAGAGGAGCGGCCGCCATGTTAACGAAGAAGCCCGGAGTCTCGGTCCACCCGACGGGTGAGTACGACCCCCTGTAACCGCTGCCCGGGCACCTGAGCCTGGCCAGCGTGGCCCGGAGTGACCGCCGAGTTCCTACGCCTTGACCACGGAGGGAAAGCCCGAGGGAGGCTGGGGGCTGGCTGACAAACACAGGTCCTTCTGTTCCCTAAATTCGATTTAATCTCATCAGATGTGGGCAGAAGAAGCTGCGGCGAGAAGGTCAGAAACCGGGAGGTAAAATGGAGGAATCGGCACCGACCGCGGCTCCAGACAGCTTCCTCCCGGCGGGGGTTTATTTTTAGCTAGCGTTAGCTGAGAAGTGACAGCCGCGGGGGAACGAGATTTTCTGTTTACTGCCTGGTTTCCCCCCTGGTTCGGCTGCTCGGAGGGACTCCACGGTGGTTTCGGGTCGGTTCCCCGGCTCTCCGGGCAGACGCGGAGCTCCGGAGCGGTGTTTGTTTTCGGTTGCTGGGTGATATTTGGCCTCCGGCTCCGCAGACCAGCCAGCTTGGGTTCGGATCAGACAGGGGTCAGCTGGTTCTACTCTGATATTTACCGTCTCTAAAACACTTTAATGACGCTGTCACAAGAAGAAAAAACGTGTTGCTTTGGTCCATTTAATGCTCGAAAAGACTCCTTCAAGATCTGTTCTGGCTGTTCGTGCTGTTACCTCTGTTTTAGGGTCGGTTCCGTCCGTTTCGGGGTCTGTTCCGTCCGTTTCGGggtctgttctgtctgttttaagTTCTGTTCTGCCTGTTGTGggtctgttctgtctgttttaggtctgttctgtctgttttaggtctgttctgcctgttttggggtctgttctgtctgttttatgTCTGTTCTGCCTGTTTTGGGGTCTGTGCTGTCTGTTTTTGGGGTCCATTCGGCCTGTTTTAGGTCTGTTCTGCCTGTCTTGGGGTCTGTGCTGTCTGTTTTTGGGGTCCATTTTGCCTGTTTTAGGTCTGTTCTGCCTGTTTTGGGGtctgtgctgtctttttttGGGGTTCCATTCTGCCTGCTTTAGGTCTGTTCTGGCTCTTTGGGGTCTGTTCTGTCTTTTTTTGGGGTTCCATTCTGCCTGTTTTAGGTCTGTTCTGGCTCTTTTGGGGtctgttctgcctgtttttccGAACTATCCTAGAACCTTGACATCAGTGCTACTAAGAGTCTTTagtctgtttgttttattctcccGCGTTTGTGCTGCGTTTATGTCTGTAGGAAACGCTACAACTACTGCTGGTGTACATAATGGTGTCCTTGACTGGACTTAAGTTTGCCCGTTAAACAGGCTGAACTAGTTGGCGCCGCAGGTCAGGCGCCGGGCGCTAGTTTGACCCTCTGATTTGTTCTTGTCTCTCTATTTCTTCTGTTAAAATAATGTATGAATGGATCACTGTTGACCCGATCACCGTTGACCCGATCACTGTTGACCCGATCACCGTAGACCTGATCACTGTTGACCCGATCACCGTAGACCTGATCACTGTAGACCCGATCACCGTAGACTGCGTTGCCCCTTTCTATCCCCTATTGATCAGGGGCAGTCGTCTTGGTAACGTGGTCGTACGCAGCAGCTTCACTGTCGTTAACCCGTGCTGGTTTGTGCGAGGGTTTTTGTCTCGGCACCCGTGTTGCGTTGGAGCAGCGAGCGAGGTCACGGCGTCTCGGAGTCCCCTCACGGGTCCTGTCGGGCGGCATGCCGAGCGTGCTCGCCTGGAGCTTTGGAATCTCCAGCTCGGTGTCATGTTCCGCACGCCACTTTTCCACTGTGCCAGCGCAAAAGTGTCAACGGCCGTCCGGCGTACGGGGTTGGATCCAGGATGgacgtgcacccccccccaacccccgcccccccctggAATTTTGACTCCCTGGAGAATATATTGATGAAATATTCGCTTCTTCACGGGTTTCTAAAAATCCGCATTGACGATTCCAAAAAATAGACCTTTGTTTTTCTAAAGTACGCCTCGCTAGCCTTTCTGGTTGAAGTTCGGAAATCTCCGACGTTTTCCAGCGGGTTCGAGTGGGGATGTATTGATCGCAGTATCGGTTAT
This window harbors:
- the LOC130519375 gene encoding E3 ubiquitin-protein ligase TRIM21-like; this encodes MEEKLLKTLLELNRKEFKTFKWFLKQKKVLRSFSGIPVALLETAERTETVDLMVQKYQDSGALEVTLEVLRKVSRNDLVEDLLEETKHFKENPQNEYERTKAELKEKMEQMIQDRRMKIEEIRCSAAISKKSAERHISDSERTFRVLLENIKRSQDSLVEDIGKKQRSTQKQADGLIQKLEQEIQLLTNTCQEVERPSAPAGSRRLLLSVPTMGECAGVSIDLPSYGREVASTLKALEERLSNEKEKLIAKAKLFRVQEFSKDVTLDPDTANEFLVLSDDKKQVHFGSIPQKLPENPRRFEKTCNVLGRPSCSSGRFYFQVQVEGLASWDLGMVRESVQRTGSITASPHNGFWTICLRDNSNYRAHGQRLCPKLPPKKVGVFVDYEDACVSFFDVDSADLIHQFTQCSFSEQLCPFFSPGRLVPNSPSHSLAICPVDYDF